A region of Fimbriimonadaceae bacterium DNA encodes the following proteins:
- the mocA gene encoding Molybdenum cofactor cytidylyltransferase → MRIVKAIVPAAGLSTRYGAANKLLADWHGKPIVRWTVEALVSCDLEVMVVSGHQSDLIVAAVSPGAGEAEAGDWGARVKVAHNPDFAKGLGASIAWGVRAAGTADGYLIALGDMPGIRPEVIEKMLGAFETAPPDSILAPVYSAEPDRLGHPILFGAAHRTRLLGLAGDEGARSIIGDHLSRVMPIPVEGVLADIDEPST, encoded by the coding sequence GTGCGAATCGTTAAGGCTATCGTTCCCGCCGCCGGCCTCTCGACCCGCTATGGCGCCGCCAACAAGCTCCTTGCCGACTGGCACGGCAAACCTATCGTCAGATGGACGGTGGAAGCGCTCGTCTCGTGCGACCTCGAAGTCATGGTTGTCAGCGGCCACCAGTCGGACCTCATCGTGGCCGCCGTCTCCCCCGGTGCCGGCGAAGCCGAGGCAGGGGACTGGGGGGCTAGGGTCAAAGTTGCCCACAACCCGGACTTCGCCAAGGGTCTCGGTGCCTCGATCGCCTGGGGAGTGCGTGCCGCAGGAACGGCAGACGGCTACCTGATCGCACTGGGCGATATGCCCGGCATCCGACCCGAAGTCATCGAGAAAATGCTTGGCGCCTTTGAGACCGCACCGCCCGACTCAATCCTCGCCCCCGTCTATTCCGCCGAACCGGATCGCCTCGGGCATCCTATTCTGTTCGGCGCCGCCCATCGAACCCGGCTGCTTGGACTGGCCGGCGACGAGGGCGCACGCTCTATCATTGGCGACCACCTATCCAGAGTCATGCCCATCCCCGTGGAAGGCGTCCTCGCCGATATCGACGAGCCGTCCACTTGA
- the hcf136_3 gene encoding Ycf48-like protein: MPLYRVEGGNGPQWVEIGPRTIRSGWGGMDNAGRMTAIVVHPHSRQIVYAAAASGGIWKSEDFCRTWRPIADDLASLSYGALAIDPTNPQVMYAGTGEPHYSFDSFPGVGIHRTRNGGETWELIGSETFAGHCFTRLICHPSRPGFIYASTTGGVYRSTDGGARWVRLLSGAASDLIIDPRSPDTLIAALGVPWGSPVNGLYKTRDAGQQWTRLTKELPANGWQMGRIQMDLCRAYPNVVYASVYGSFGALIGIYRSSDFGESWLRLPNALDYGGGQAWYDNYLTVSPTNPNVVFAGGTSTFRTVDGGASWEDNTRSYAGGPVHPDHHTMTFDPHDTQTVYMGGDGGIFRSRDLGGTWESVSAGLGTVQFQYVDVHPTDSSIAYGGTQDNGTNKFTGSQDWNHIFSGDGGVTRVNWKQPEVVYTEYVNLSIFKSNDGGRSWRYAVNGIDLGEGALFYAPYNLDPSNPDILVAGTQSVWRSTDGADSWKRASPPLGGLVSAISIAPNNSAVIYAGTTSGAVWVTADTGKTWFDITARLPRAYIGDFAIDPRNARHVYMTQVGWGGNRIWETTDAGATWTAMGDGLPGVPIRAAALHPRNPETIFLGTEMGVYISTEGGRNWRRFGSGLPNAPVFSLVVNGVTGYVTVGTHGRGAWRARLP; encoded by the coding sequence ATGCCGTTGTACCGAGTAGAGGGCGGAAATGGCCCGCAATGGGTGGAGATCGGGCCAAGAACCATTCGGTCGGGTTGGGGCGGTATGGACAATGCGGGTCGGATGACGGCCATCGTCGTACATCCGCATAGCCGGCAGATCGTTTATGCGGCGGCGGCATCTGGCGGCATCTGGAAATCGGAAGACTTTTGCCGAACGTGGCGTCCAATCGCCGACGATCTGGCGAGCTTGTCTTACGGTGCGTTGGCCATCGATCCCACCAACCCCCAGGTCATGTACGCCGGCACCGGCGAGCCACACTACTCGTTCGACAGCTTTCCGGGCGTTGGCATCCACCGCACGCGGAACGGTGGCGAGACGTGGGAGCTGATCGGGTCTGAGACCTTCGCGGGGCATTGCTTCACGCGGCTTATCTGCCATCCCAGCCGACCGGGGTTCATTTACGCCAGCACCACCGGTGGCGTTTATCGGAGCACCGATGGCGGAGCCCGTTGGGTTAGGTTGCTCTCGGGCGCTGCCAGTGACCTCATCATCGATCCACGGTCACCCGACACGCTTATAGCCGCACTGGGCGTTCCGTGGGGGAGCCCTGTCAACGGGTTGTACAAGACGCGCGACGCCGGCCAGCAGTGGACACGGTTGACCAAAGAATTGCCGGCTAACGGCTGGCAGATGGGACGAATCCAGATGGACCTTTGCCGAGCATATCCGAACGTGGTTTATGCCTCGGTCTATGGGTCGTTTGGAGCCCTAATCGGTATTTACAGGTCATCGGATTTCGGCGAATCATGGCTGCGGCTCCCGAACGCCCTCGACTACGGAGGAGGACAGGCTTGGTACGACAACTATCTAACGGTTAGCCCGACGAACCCCAATGTCGTTTTCGCGGGCGGAACGAGCACCTTTCGAACGGTCGACGGTGGCGCGAGTTGGGAGGACAACACGCGTTCCTACGCAGGTGGCCCCGTTCATCCTGACCATCATACGATGACCTTCGATCCACACGACACCCAGACCGTCTATATGGGCGGCGACGGGGGCATCTTCCGGTCGCGCGACCTGGGTGGAACGTGGGAATCCGTTTCTGCCGGCCTCGGTACCGTTCAGTTCCAGTACGTGGATGTCCATCCTACGGATAGTTCGATAGCTTACGGTGGAACTCAGGATAACGGGACCAACAAGTTCACCGGTTCGCAGGACTGGAACCACATTTTTAGCGGTGATGGCGGCGTCACGCGGGTCAATTGGAAGCAGCCAGAGGTGGTCTATACGGAATACGTCAACCTCAGCATCTTCAAATCAAACGATGGCGGCAGGAGCTGGCGCTATGCGGTGAATGGGATCGATCTCGGGGAGGGGGCGCTCTTCTATGCCCCCTATAATCTGGACCCGAGCAATCCGGACATCCTCGTTGCCGGTACGCAAAGCGTTTGGCGGTCAACGGATGGCGCCGATTCATGGAAGCGCGCAAGCCCTCCGTTGGGCGGGTTGGTATCGGCGATCTCCATCGCCCCTAACAACAGCGCCGTCATTTACGCTGGTACCACGAGCGGCGCGGTTTGGGTCACCGCCGATACCGGAAAGACCTGGTTCGATATCACTGCGCGCTTGCCACGCGCTTACATCGGCGACTTCGCAATCGACCCGCGGAACGCTCGCCACGTTTATATGACTCAGGTCGGTTGGGGTGGCAACCGGATTTGGGAAACAACCGACGCGGGCGCCACATGGACGGCGATGGGGGATGGACTTCCAGGGGTACCCATTAGAGCCGCCGCCCTCCATCCCCGAAATCCGGAAACTATCTTCCTGGGTACCGAAATGGGGGTCTATATTTCAACAGAGGGCGGCAGGAACTGGCGCCGCTTTGGTTCCGGACTCCCGAACGCCCCGGTTTTCTCGCTCGTCGTCAACGGTGTGACCGGCTACGTTACCGTCGGTACTCACGGTCGAGGCGCTTGGCGCGCTCGCCTGCCGTAG
- the bepA_5 gene encoding Beta-barrel assembly-enhancing protease, translated as MTIAVLPFNAGPKTNPALARQFTNFACEIVRQHTDAELQQVAYLAQLENAPGRMVFVNPSEQINENQLIEEMFRQSNAQHAIDGLLVAHEDGRLNMTVRTFKDQEATPAQDVQQEFTSGELFAGLRNVVKILADLAGAKLPDDYNEDINLFGTTDPQAMSHFLQGYDTLQYIEKTQGQVAPDFNPHIGMASLLQAIRSDAEWEGPYLALVNLCRLCVTSRIGNADEIDKILTELNTIVPDDWRGIYSQAELQAAMGNNAKAADLFEKCLQYEVNESGIYTRLGLAQMAAGMPVNAERNLRKAIELEAEDKPSLDILGQVLAQTGRIHELPPMWKEIVDKFPQNASARAKYAIALVHAGKFDEGVKEFERGIAEVPEHLEIKRAYAPILAGRDEATREDLDKALDFYEDSLDESPADVQLLLEYAQTLQRAERTFEVPKVLNDVLSANPDPNTRANVQAWKLEIEQEKRVEAVKVANDKLVDGDPAGALDALKPVKNWLVDYWKMWAIMATAQNQLGQHKEAEETSNRLIQLFPGCEPAYAELSDALLGQGRAEEAYNVLRYAIENVGRTVPLGLKLAFAAKNLGKADEAKMIGRQIRESIGGDIDPNLDQVLRQLEA; from the coding sequence ATGACCATTGCCGTGCTGCCCTTTAACGCTGGGCCAAAGACCAATCCCGCGCTCGCGCGACAGTTCACGAATTTCGCGTGCGAGATCGTGCGGCAGCACACCGATGCCGAGCTTCAGCAAGTTGCCTACCTAGCTCAGCTTGAGAATGCGCCTGGACGAATGGTGTTCGTCAATCCTTCCGAGCAGATTAACGAGAATCAGCTCATCGAGGAGATGTTCCGGCAATCCAATGCGCAGCATGCTATCGATGGCTTGCTGGTGGCTCATGAAGATGGTCGCCTCAATATGACGGTGCGGACGTTCAAAGACCAGGAGGCCACGCCCGCCCAGGACGTTCAGCAGGAATTCACGTCCGGCGAACTGTTTGCGGGATTGCGGAACGTCGTCAAAATCCTGGCCGACTTGGCCGGCGCCAAGCTGCCGGATGACTATAACGAAGACATCAATCTCTTTGGAACCACCGATCCACAGGCGATGTCGCATTTTCTGCAAGGGTACGACACGCTGCAATACATCGAGAAGACCCAAGGCCAGGTTGCCCCGGATTTCAACCCGCACATTGGAATGGCTTCGTTGTTGCAGGCCATTCGTTCCGATGCCGAATGGGAGGGGCCGTATCTGGCCCTCGTGAATCTGTGCCGTCTCTGCGTTACTTCACGAATTGGTAATGCGGACGAGATCGACAAGATTCTCACCGAGCTCAACACGATCGTTCCGGACGATTGGCGGGGCATCTACTCCCAGGCCGAGCTTCAGGCGGCGATGGGCAATAACGCCAAGGCAGCCGATCTATTCGAGAAGTGCCTTCAGTACGAGGTGAACGAGTCTGGAATCTACACCCGGCTGGGCCTCGCTCAGATGGCGGCCGGGATGCCGGTCAATGCCGAGCGCAACTTGCGAAAGGCGATCGAGCTCGAAGCGGAGGACAAGCCGTCCCTTGACATCCTGGGCCAGGTCCTTGCGCAAACCGGTCGAATTCACGAGCTTCCGCCGATGTGGAAAGAGATCGTCGACAAGTTTCCGCAAAACGCCTCGGCAAGAGCAAAATACGCAATTGCCCTCGTGCATGCCGGAAAGTTCGACGAAGGAGTCAAGGAATTCGAGCGAGGAATTGCCGAGGTACCCGAGCACCTTGAGATCAAACGGGCCTACGCACCGATCCTGGCTGGTCGCGACGAGGCCACTCGGGAGGACCTGGATAAGGCGCTTGACTTTTACGAGGATTCTCTCGACGAGTCGCCGGCTGACGTGCAGCTGCTGCTCGAATACGCCCAGACCTTGCAGCGAGCGGAGCGGACTTTCGAGGTTCCAAAGGTTCTCAACGATGTGCTTTCCGCAAACCCCGATCCAAACACTCGCGCCAACGTCCAGGCGTGGAAGCTGGAGATCGAGCAGGAGAAACGGGTTGAAGCCGTTAAGGTCGCCAACGACAAGCTTGTGGACGGAGATCCGGCCGGAGCCCTCGATGCCCTCAAGCCGGTCAAGAACTGGCTCGTGGATTACTGGAAGATGTGGGCGATCATGGCCACAGCCCAGAACCAGCTTGGCCAACACAAGGAAGCCGAGGAGACCAGCAACCGGCTGATTCAGCTGTTCCCTGGATGCGAGCCGGCTTACGCCGAGCTTTCGGACGCCCTGCTGGGACAAGGCAGAGCGGAAGAGGCCTACAACGTGCTTCGCTATGCGATCGAGAACGTGGGCCGCACGGTCCCGCTCGGCTTGAAGCTGGCGTTTGCGGCAAAGAACCTCGGCAAGGCAGACGAAGCAAAGATGATTGGACGCCAGATCCGCGAGTCGATCGGCGGCGATATCGATCCGAATCTCGACCAAGTGCTGCGTCAGCTGGAAGCCTAA
- the cheB_3 gene encoding Chemotaxis response regulator protein-glutamate methylesterase, giving the protein MSSGEPTTVSADGQPITHDPDDQSMVERKPALPFYVAGIGASAGGLEAMTELFGNLPNVTGMAFVVVSHLSPKHPSLLSEILGRATNMTVVEVQDEPEVQPNTVYVIPPGRVMVMDQGKLWLTDRLGAQANHRPIDKFLRSLAEEQRNHSIGVILSGSASDGTLGCEEIKAMGGLVFAHEDRSPSRSEGGLGIGLTLVKKLTEMHGGRVTVESDGAEKGSTFSIDLPAVQYAQNAVPQTAAEVTMVIPRKIVIIDDNLDAANVMSRLLEVSGHHVTTIHDSASVQEAIRTSGADIAILDIGLPEIDGFVLAKMIRKEFGDKIRLIALTGYGDDADRRRGTEAGFDYYFTKPVDFIELRRALLP; this is encoded by the coding sequence ATGTCGTCCGGTGAACCGACGACAGTTTCCGCCGATGGTCAGCCGATAACCCACGATCCGGATGACCAGTCGATGGTCGAACGCAAACCCGCGCTGCCCTTCTATGTCGCTGGCATTGGAGCTTCAGCCGGGGGCCTCGAAGCGATGACCGAGCTGTTCGGCAATCTGCCGAACGTCACCGGCATGGCGTTCGTCGTGGTTTCCCATCTTTCGCCTAAGCATCCAAGTCTGCTGTCGGAGATTTTGGGACGGGCCACGAACATGACCGTCGTTGAAGTTCAGGACGAGCCTGAGGTTCAGCCAAACACCGTGTATGTCATTCCGCCTGGCCGGGTGATGGTGATGGATCAAGGCAAGCTTTGGCTAACCGACCGGCTGGGCGCCCAGGCCAACCATAGGCCCATCGACAAGTTCCTGCGCTCCCTTGCCGAGGAGCAACGAAACCACTCGATCGGAGTCATCCTGAGCGGCTCGGCTTCAGACGGGACGCTCGGTTGCGAAGAGATCAAGGCAATGGGTGGACTCGTTTTTGCCCACGAAGACCGCTCACCGTCCCGCTCGGAGGGAGGCTTGGGTATCGGCCTGACGTTGGTAAAGAAACTGACCGAAATGCATGGCGGCCGAGTCACCGTTGAAAGCGACGGCGCCGAAAAGGGAAGCACGTTTTCAATCGACCTGCCCGCCGTGCAATATGCCCAGAACGCCGTACCCCAAACGGCAGCGGAGGTAACGATGGTTATCCCAAGGAAGATCGTCATCATCGATGACAATCTCGACGCGGCGAACGTGATGTCGCGTCTTTTGGAGGTCTCGGGCCACCATGTCACGACGATTCACGACAGCGCCTCGGTCCAGGAGGCCATCCGGACCAGCGGCGCGGACATCGCCATTCTCGATATTGGGTTGCCTGAAATCGATGGCTTTGTGCTGGCGAAGATGATCCGCAAGGAATTCGGTGACAAGATCCGACTCATTGCCCTAACGGGCTACGGCGACGACGCCGACCGGCGTCGGGGTACCGAAGCTGGGTTCGATTACTACTTCACCAAGCCTGTCGACTTCATCGAACTGCGTCGGGCTCTTTTGCCGTAA
- the pucA gene encoding putative xanthine dehydrogenase subunit A, whose product MGVREDGVVVGSVSGGCVEPAVMQAAIDSLASKSSTLLDFGSLSDESVWEVGLSCGGRIRIFVQPEPYHSEAWQDFAERIDRDEPVSLVTDLSGGGSWIAEPGEFTESVAIEREGRELFVQVFGPRNRLVIIGAVHIAVPLIKFARELGFETVLIDPRLALSAPERFPVPADHTIVAWPEEALSQVDLNGRIYAAVLTHDPKIDDVALTVLLRSKVAYIGALGSRVTQEKRRRYLDSQGFSESDLERIHGPIGLDIGARSPEEIALSIMAEIVQVGRANR is encoded by the coding sequence ATGGGAGTCCGAGAGGACGGAGTCGTCGTCGGATCCGTCTCTGGGGGATGCGTCGAACCAGCCGTCATGCAGGCCGCGATCGATTCCCTGGCCTCAAAAAGCTCGACACTCCTTGACTTCGGATCGCTGTCCGACGAAAGCGTGTGGGAGGTGGGCTTATCCTGCGGCGGTCGCATCCGCATCTTTGTCCAGCCTGAGCCCTACCACTCGGAAGCTTGGCAGGATTTTGCAGAGCGGATCGACCGGGATGAACCCGTCAGTCTCGTCACCGACTTGAGCGGCGGCGGATCGTGGATTGCGGAACCCGGAGAGTTCACGGAGTCGGTCGCCATCGAGCGGGAGGGGCGCGAACTGTTCGTCCAGGTTTTCGGTCCGCGAAATCGGCTCGTTATCATCGGCGCTGTCCACATCGCCGTGCCGCTGATCAAATTCGCTCGGGAACTTGGTTTCGAAACCGTTTTGATCGATCCGCGACTAGCTTTATCTGCGCCTGAACGGTTCCCCGTCCCCGCCGATCACACGATCGTCGCATGGCCCGAGGAAGCCCTGAGCCAGGTCGATCTGAACGGGCGGATCTATGCCGCTGTCCTCACCCACGATCCCAAAATCGACGACGTCGCCTTGACCGTTCTCCTTCGCTCGAAGGTTGCTTATATCGGCGCCCTCGGCAGCCGGGTAACCCAAGAGAAGCGCCGCCGCTACCTTGATTCGCAGGGCTTCTCTGAGTCGGATCTCGAGCGCATTCACGGCCCTATCGGCCTCGATATCGGCGCTCGGTCCCCGGAAGAAATCGCCCTGAGCATCATGGCCGAGATCGTCCAGGTGGGGCGTGCGAATCGTTAA
- the tdh_2 gene encoding L-threonine 3-dehydrogenase: protein MKAIAKTRPAPGIEIIDVEEPQIRPGCVKIRIERGSVCGTDLHIYNWDSWSSNRIKPPRVIGHEFCGTVVEVGEGVQERKVGDFISSESHIVCGKCVQCLHGQAHVCVNTVLLGVDVDGGFSRFAVIPEANARLNDEVVPRNVASMQDALGNAVHTVMAGPVEGRTILITGLGPIGLFAIPICKILGAKRVIGTEISPYRICLAEACGIDIVINPNKEDVGVALARLAPGGVDATLEMSGHPSSFQLAVDHTRPGGRVSLLGVYADALKAVDVNKIIFKGLDIQGIIGRRLPETWDQMHWLLTEKKLDVSPVITHEMPFWNVREVMDLMKRGEAGKIVLNFEEA from the coding sequence GTGAAGGCGATAGCCAAGACACGGCCTGCCCCGGGGATCGAGATTATCGATGTGGAGGAGCCCCAGATCAGGCCCGGTTGCGTGAAAATCAGGATCGAGCGAGGCTCGGTTTGCGGCACAGATCTCCACATCTACAATTGGGACTCCTGGTCCAGCAATCGGATCAAGCCGCCCCGCGTCATCGGCCACGAGTTCTGCGGGACCGTCGTCGAGGTTGGTGAGGGCGTTCAGGAGCGCAAGGTCGGCGACTTTATCAGCAGCGAGTCCCATATCGTGTGCGGCAAGTGCGTCCAATGTCTCCACGGCCAGGCCCATGTCTGTGTGAATACGGTGTTGCTTGGCGTCGACGTCGACGGGGGCTTCAGCCGATTCGCGGTCATTCCGGAGGCTAACGCTCGATTGAACGATGAGGTGGTGCCGCGGAACGTGGCAAGCATGCAAGACGCGCTCGGCAATGCGGTCCACACGGTTATGGCCGGTCCCGTCGAGGGCAGAACCATCCTGATAACCGGGCTTGGGCCGATCGGCCTTTTTGCCATCCCGATTTGCAAGATTCTCGGCGCAAAGCGCGTTATCGGCACCGAGATCAGCCCGTATCGAATTTGTCTGGCCGAAGCGTGCGGCATCGATATCGTCATCAACCCGAACAAAGAGGACGTTGGCGTCGCCCTCGCTCGGCTGGCTCCAGGCGGAGTCGATGCAACCCTGGAGATGTCCGGCCATCCCAGCTCGTTCCAGCTTGCCGTGGACCATACGCGGCCCGGTGGGCGGGTTAGCCTCCTGGGTGTCTATGCCGACGCGCTGAAGGCGGTCGATGTCAACAAAATCATCTTCAAGGGCCTCGATATCCAGGGCATCATCGGTCGTCGACTGCCAGAGACGTGGGACCAGATGCATTGGCTGCTGACCGAGAAGAAGCTGGACGTCTCACCGGTTATCACCCACGAGATGCCGTTCTGGAACGTGCGCGAGGTGATGGACCTGATGAAGCGTGGGGAAGCGGGCAAGATCGTATTGAATTTCGAGGAAGCCTGA